The Motacilla alba alba isolate MOTALB_02 chromosome 14, Motacilla_alba_V1.0_pri, whole genome shotgun sequence genome includes a region encoding these proteins:
- the LOC119706951 gene encoding translation initiation factor IF-2-like — MAARPPRPERRPEPEPGPPPAQAPPPGCPQRRRSAARAAEPVLPRGQRSGAAPPGALASLGAAARAAGSVPLRQRAGQPRGRGHGRGGCERTPGDGGGGATGAAVSGTGTGKGTGIRDRDRDPHRNRNQDLRPPLSPGFRCGAVGAGPAASVSPGSGRSCQLEE; from the exons ATGGCGGCGCGGCCCCCCCGGCCCGAGCGGCGCCCGGAACCGGAACCGGGACCGCCCCCAGCGCAGGCCCCGCCGCCGGGCTgcccgcagcgccgccgctCCGCTGCCCGCGCCGCCGAGCCGGTGCTCCCGCGGGGGCAGCGCAGCGGGGCCGCTCCCCCCGGGGCTCTCGCCTCTctcggggcggcggcgcgggcggcggggagcgTTCCGCTCAGGCAGCGCGCGGGGCAGCCCAGGGGGCGCGGCCACGGGCGGGGCGGCTGCGAGAGGACCCCGGGtgacggcggcggcggcgcgaCGGGAGCGGCGGTGagcgggaccgggaccgggaaAGGGACCGGGATCAGGGAcagggaccggga CCCCCACAGGAATCGGAACCAGGACCTGCGgcctcccctcagccccgggTTCCGCTGTGGGGCTgtcggggccgggccggcggccTCTGTGTCACCGGGGTCTGGCCGGAGTTGTCAGCTCGAGGAGTGA
- the BUD31 gene encoding protein BUD31 homolog, which translates to MPKVKRSRKPPPDGWELIEPTLDELDQKMREAETEPHEGKRKVESLWPIFRIHHQKTRYIFDLFYKRKAISRELYEYCIKEGYADKNLIAKWKKQGYENLCCLRCIQTRDTNFGTNCICRVPKSKLEVGRIIECTHCGCRGCSG; encoded by the exons ATGCCCAAGGtgaagaggagcaggaagccTCCCCCGGATGGCTGGGAGCTGATCGAGCCCACGCTGGACGAGCTGGACCAGAAGATGAGAGAAG ctgaGACAGAGCCACACgaagggaagaggaaagtgGAGTCCCTCTGGCCCATCTTCAGGATCCACCACCAGAAAACACGTTACATCTTCGATCTCTTCTACAAGAGGAAAGCAATCAGCAGAG AGCTCTATGAGTACTGCATCAAGGAGGGCTACGCTGACAAAAACCTGATTGCCAAGTGGAAGAAGCAGGGCTATGAGAACCTCTGCTGCCTGCGCTGCATCCAGACTCGGGACACCAACTTCGGGACCAACTGCATCTGCAGGGTCCCCAAAAGCAAGCTGGAAGTG ggcaGAATCATTGAGTGCACTCACTGTGGatgcagaggctgctctgggtga